CCCAGCTAATCCCTACCACCAGTTTTATGCACTCTGCTCTAACTGAGGGTGGTCTTGGAGAGGGGACATGGAAGACTAGGGGTGGGACTCCATCCATGCAGCTATGGGAAAAGCCCTCATTTCTGCTAAGTAAAGTGCAGCCTTTTCAGGGAGGcacacccatactcctgtaagcaGTCCCTCAATTGTGCTTTGAAAGGAAACATGATAAATTCATTGGCTGCTCAGAGTCAACTTTGGTGGAATCCTTCTTTGATTTGTTGATGGGACCTTAGGAGGAGTAGATGCTATTTATGTTTCCTGCTGGGAAGAAGTTttaacaactgtgtgtgtgtgtgtgtgtgtgtgtgtgtgtgtgtgtgtgagagagagagagagagagagagagagagagagagagagagagagaggaagaagagagcttATTATATTGCACAATAAAAAGTCTTTTGAGCATGTGGAGCTATGACTTATCAAAGTGACTTATCAAAGTGTAATAATGACAGACAATATGGAATGAATAATAGTCCAGAATTTATTAAGTTTCCAtacatttttgataattttaattaatgcatttttctcatttgtttagaGGGAAAGATAAAGATCTGGGTtcagaagagaagcagaggacTGGGCTCcatacagagagaaaaggagagagagagtgaatggACTTGCATTCCACCAAGGTGACTGACAGGCTTCCAAAGTGGTGATAGCCTCATAGTCAGATGTGAGCTTATACCCACATGGCAAGATTGGTGTGACAGAAGTACAGTTGATTGGGTGTTGCTCAGTTGGAAAGTTGTTCAGCAgtggggctggcagcagctggactCACAACTGCAGGGCTGGAAGCACCTGCTGGTCACCTAAGTAGGTTAAAAGCAGGTGGTCTAGCAGCAGGTGGTTTCATAGCAGGTTGGGCAGCAGCtaggctggcagcagctggactcacaacagctgggctggcagcagctggattcacaacagctgggctggcagcagctggattcacaacagctgggctggcagcagggctggcagcagctggactcacagcagctgggctggcagcagctggtcaCACAGGTTGGCTTACAACAGGTGGTCCTACAACAGGTGGTTtcacagcagctgggctggcagcagggctggcagcagctggtcaCACAGGTTGGCTTACAACAGGTGGTCCTACAACAGGTGGTTtcacagcagctgggctggcagcagggctggcagcagctggtcaCATAGGTTGGCTTACAACAGGTGGTCCTACAACAGGTGGTTtcacagcagctgggctggcagcagggctggcagcagctggtcaCACAGGTTGGCTTACAGCAGGTGGTCCTCCAACAGGTGGTTtcacagcagctgggctggcagcagctggttACACAGGTTGGCTTATAGCAGCTGGTCCTGCAGCAGATCGTTTTGCAGCTGTTGGGTTGGCAGCAGTAGCTGGTCTCACAGGTTGGCTTACAGAAGGTTGTCCTGCAGCAGGTGGTTTCACAACACCTGGGCTGGCAGCAAGGTGTGCTGCAGCAGGTGGTAACACAAGTTGGCTTACAACAGGTCATCCTGCAGCAGGTAGGCTGGCAGCAAGAGGTGCAGCGGGAGTTGGCCATAGTGTGAATTGTGGTTGGAGGGTTCCTGTTCACAGGTGAGTTTTCCACAATATGGTGAGTTCTTCCATTCTGGACCTTTTATATGTCAGGCCTCTAAGATTTGGACCAATTAGCAGGACTTTTCCTTGATATTGTTTACATCATTTTCCATATTCAGTTTATGGTTCATAAGGAAGTGTTTGCCAATGCTATGCATCATTGGAAAGTTTAATCTGATTCTTATTCCAGAATAATGTCTAGAGATTCTTTCAATAAAGGGAAGACTTGCACTACTGGTCTCAATTGTATCCTTGATCATCATCTGGTCGTGTGGTGGCCCTTGCTGTCTTGGGAGAGTCAGAGTATCTGTTTGTCTACATTTTGTCTCTCCtttgtaggtggatttttctttcagccaccagctcacaaaaaagcCACaaggatttattattaattatgaaagttcggccttagcttaggcttgtttctaactatctcttacaacttaaattaacccatttctgttaatctatgtgctgtCATGTGGATCAtagct
This Peromyscus leucopus breed LL Stock chromosome 8b, UCI_PerLeu_2.1, whole genome shotgun sequence DNA region includes the following protein-coding sequences:
- the LOC114706973 gene encoding keratin-associated protein 9-2-like produces the protein MANSRCTSCCQPTCCRMTCCKPTCVTTCCSTPCCQPRCCETTCCRTTFCKPTCETSYCCQPNSCKTICCRTSCYKPTCVTSCCQPSCCETTCWRTTCCKPTCVTSCCQPCCQPSCCETTCCRTTCCKPTYVTSCCQPCCQPSCCETTCCRTTCCKPTCVTSCCQPCCQPSCCETTCCRTTCCKPTCVTSCCQPSCCESSCCQPCCQPSCCESSCCQPSCCESSCCQPSCCESSCCQPSCCPTCYETTCC